Proteins encoded in a region of the Thermocaproicibacter melissae genome:
- the holA gene encoding DNA polymerase III subunit delta gives MPEITEAELKKQIEKNNFAKLYFLYGEEKYMVEHYAQRLIAKASAEGLRDFNFQKFDGCEADMDSIAAAVEAMPVMAERKCVAVSDLDVGALRSTDAKKLEEILSDLPDTCVLVIYLLSFNFDEKRDKTWKKFLTTANKIGVTVPFRRLSQAQIEKFICACAEKRGCTITRQNAARMLSLCGTDLQTALNELEKLCAYTGSGEITAQTVDSMTVRNLEARVFDLSKAILAGASDRAYTILGQLFQQNEEPVSILAVLSGAYLDIYRVKASLQSGFSAQEPAKYFDYARKEFRLNNAAYEAKRFSTPMIRQSLDALLEADVALKSSRGDRRLVLEELLAKLIWIAEKEKIA, from the coding sequence ATGCCTGAAATAACCGAAGCGGAGCTGAAAAAGCAAATTGAAAAAAATAACTTTGCCAAGCTGTACTTTCTTTACGGCGAAGAAAAATACATGGTGGAGCATTATGCCCAGCGGCTGATTGCCAAAGCTTCCGCGGAAGGCCTGCGCGACTTCAATTTTCAGAAATTCGACGGCTGTGAGGCGGATATGGATTCCATCGCTGCAGCGGTAGAAGCGATGCCCGTCATGGCGGAGCGAAAATGCGTGGCAGTCTCCGACCTCGACGTTGGCGCCCTGCGAAGCACAGATGCGAAAAAACTCGAAGAAATTCTTTCCGACCTTCCCGACACCTGCGTTCTGGTGATTTACCTTCTCTCCTTCAATTTTGACGAGAAGCGCGATAAAACTTGGAAAAAGTTCCTCACGACCGCCAATAAAATCGGGGTTACGGTTCCGTTCCGCCGCCTTTCGCAGGCGCAGATAGAAAAATTCATCTGCGCCTGCGCGGAAAAGCGCGGGTGCACAATAACCCGCCAGAACGCCGCGAGAATGCTTTCACTCTGCGGCACGGATCTGCAAACCGCGCTGAACGAACTCGAAAAGCTGTGCGCTTACACCGGCAGCGGCGAAATCACCGCGCAGACGGTCGATTCCATGACGGTCCGGAATCTAGAGGCGCGTGTCTTTGACCTTTCCAAAGCGATTCTCGCGGGCGCCAGCGACCGTGCCTATACGATCCTCGGTCAGCTTTTTCAGCAGAATGAAGAACCGGTTTCCATCTTGGCGGTCCTCTCGGGGGCGTATCTCGATATCTACCGTGTGAAGGCTTCGCTTCAGAGCGGATTCTCCGCGCAGGAGCCGGCGAAATATTTTGACTACGCTCGCAAGGAGTTTCGTCTGAACAACGCGGCATACGAAGCGAAGCGCTTTTCAACGCCCATGATTCGCCAAAGCCTTGACGCCTTGCTGGAAGCCGATGTGGCGCTGAAAAGCTCGCGCGGAGACCGCAGGCTGGTGCTCGAGGAGCTGCTGGCGAAGCTGATTTGGATTGCGGAAAAGGAGAAGATCGCTTGA
- a CDS encoding toprim domain-containing protein yields MIHVKEAIVVEGKYDKIKLSSFLDALIIETDGFRIFKDKEKMAMLRKLARTRGLVILTDSDSAGFLIRNYLTGSIPAEQIKHAYIPDLFGKEKRKAAPSKEGKLGVEGVPVETILEALRRAGVGTEEQEENAGGRKITKTDLYLAGLSGGPGSSEKRRKLLRRLNLPEHLSASSLPGVLNSLMSYEDFVRLTSEESEPSGQG; encoded by the coding sequence TTGATTCACGTTAAAGAGGCAATCGTTGTAGAGGGAAAATACGATAAAATCAAGCTGTCTTCCTTTTTAGATGCGCTGATTATCGAAACGGACGGTTTCCGCATCTTCAAAGACAAAGAGAAGATGGCCATGCTCCGCAAACTGGCGCGGACGCGGGGCCTCGTGATTCTCACAGACAGCGATTCTGCGGGCTTTCTGATTCGCAATTACCTCACCGGCTCCATTCCGGCAGAGCAGATTAAACACGCTTATATTCCGGATTTGTTCGGAAAAGAAAAGCGCAAGGCGGCGCCTTCCAAAGAGGGAAAGCTCGGTGTGGAGGGCGTTCCGGTTGAGACAATCCTCGAAGCACTTCGGCGTGCAGGTGTCGGCACCGAGGAGCAGGAAGAAAATGCCGGAGGGCGTAAGATTACAAAAACCGACCTTTATCTTGCCGGTCTTTCGGGCGGGCCGGGAAGTTCGGAAAAACGGCGTAAACTGCTCCGCAGGCTGAACCTCCCCGAACATCTCTCGGCTTCTTCATTGCCGGGCGTGCTCAATTCGCTGATGAGCTACGAAGATTTTGTGCGACTCACTTCCGAGGAATCGGAGCCGAGCGGGCAAGGTTGA
- a CDS encoding ComEC/Rec2 family competence protein — protein sequence MRRPLVLVGFCYLLTLAAAVFFGASLSFVLLWVCLAGFAVTFFWWRTRRAVVFPLAFAAAAVALASFCLYSRTAVEPPRSLDGKTAEITGTVCELPEQRYGRWYYVIRVDNVSDAEEIKNFKIRLSSSSQLDVGPYSRVSGKVSFFLPSGGDGFTSRSYYASKGIMLSAYAPWGETLEVLPPSEKPPYYYALCVRQKLLNALDEVLPPEETSLVKGILLGDTSGLSDSLMDDFRTDGVSHILSVSGLHMSTIAELLIFLLLFCRIPKRAASVAAAGGVLGFMAVTCFVPSVTRSGVMCLLFLAGPLFSRRADPLNSLCTAALLICISNPYSAADVGFLLSFFATLGLIVCTRPVTAFLNKKFDRVRALSPLVKGINGVLATSVGATLFTLPIIILSFGTMSLVSPLANILELVPSSLLLCFGAAAAIFQLLLPQTFLAMPFALVSGLLAKYMRASAAFLARLPFASVSASQGFVTLWLAGTLLLFAAALFLAKGKRLFPQAACLSFILLLVGIGSFQLSRQNVTRLTLLDGGDGICAVLTRGGHAFVVGCDSYNSGKLLSHFCSENVSKLDGIAVLTQNRDEFTCAKEIAARFRPVKVVAQETAAADGYVRRAAQNSLLIPFVSQAECTVWNRVKIQLVQAGKATAARITSDGVSVLLCPDGVKSLPANWKTPDFLVVASASSALEDVSPVCTVFSMENETLRKNHDVVAARRAVWTGGYGNLVLNMTGERKLSVGREK from the coding sequence TGGCGTACCCGGCGGGCAGTTGTTTTTCCGCTCGCCTTTGCGGCGGCTGCTGTTGCGCTTGCGTCGTTTTGCTTGTACTCCCGCACGGCGGTGGAACCGCCCCGTTCTCTCGATGGGAAAACCGCGGAGATTACCGGCACCGTCTGTGAACTGCCCGAACAGCGCTACGGCCGCTGGTACTATGTAATTCGCGTCGACAACGTCAGCGACGCAGAGGAAATCAAGAATTTCAAGATTCGCCTTTCCTCCTCGAGTCAGCTGGATGTCGGGCCGTATTCCCGAGTCAGCGGAAAAGTTAGCTTCTTCCTTCCGTCAGGCGGCGACGGCTTCACATCGCGCAGTTATTACGCCTCAAAAGGCATCATGCTTTCCGCTTACGCGCCGTGGGGCGAAACGTTGGAAGTATTGCCGCCTAGCGAGAAGCCGCCGTATTACTATGCGCTTTGCGTACGGCAAAAGCTTCTGAATGCCCTCGATGAAGTGCTTCCGCCGGAGGAGACGTCGCTCGTCAAGGGTATCCTGCTGGGGGATACAAGCGGCCTCTCAGACAGCTTGATGGACGATTTCCGAACGGACGGAGTCTCGCATATTCTCTCTGTTTCGGGATTGCATATGTCGACCATTGCGGAGCTGCTCATCTTTCTGCTGCTGTTCTGTCGGATTCCGAAACGGGCTGCGTCTGTTGCAGCAGCCGGCGGCGTGCTCGGATTCATGGCGGTAACGTGCTTCGTTCCGTCCGTCACGCGCAGCGGCGTCATGTGCCTGCTGTTTCTTGCCGGTCCGCTGTTTTCACGCCGCGCGGACCCGCTGAACTCTCTATGTACGGCAGCTTTGCTGATTTGCATTTCCAATCCGTACTCCGCGGCGGATGTCGGCTTTCTGCTCTCATTCTTTGCCACGCTCGGCCTCATCGTCTGCACGCGACCCGTTACAGCTTTCCTCAATAAGAAGTTTGACCGGGTACGGGCGCTCAGCCCGCTTGTGAAGGGAATAAACGGTGTGCTTGCCACTTCGGTGGGCGCCACGCTGTTCACGCTTCCCATCATCATTCTGAGCTTCGGCACCATGTCGCTCGTTTCACCGCTGGCAAATATTCTGGAACTTGTACCTTCATCGCTCCTCTTGTGCTTCGGCGCAGCAGCCGCAATTTTTCAGCTGCTTCTGCCGCAGACGTTTCTCGCCATGCCGTTTGCCCTTGTTTCGGGTCTGCTTGCAAAATATATGCGTGCGAGCGCGGCGTTTCTTGCTCGTCTGCCGTTTGCGTCTGTTTCCGCTTCGCAGGGATTCGTAACGCTTTGGCTTGCGGGCACACTGCTTTTGTTTGCCGCGGCCCTGTTTCTCGCGAAGGGCAAACGGCTCTTCCCACAGGCGGCCTGCCTTTCCTTTATTTTGTTGCTTGTTGGCATCGGCTCGTTTCAGCTGTCTCGCCAGAATGTGACGCGCCTGACGCTGCTTGACGGCGGGGACGGCATATGCGCCGTGCTTACGCGGGGCGGACATGCTTTTGTCGTCGGATGTGACAGTTATAACTCGGGGAAACTGCTCTCGCACTTTTGCAGCGAAAACGTATCAAAGCTGGACGGCATTGCGGTGCTGACGCAGAATCGGGATGAGTTTACTTGCGCGAAAGAGATAGCGGCTCGCTTCCGTCCGGTGAAGGTCGTTGCTCAGGAAACTGCGGCCGCGGACGGATACGTCAGGCGGGCAGCGCAGAACAGTCTGCTGATTCCGTTTGTGTCGCAGGCGGAATGTACGGTGTGGAATCGTGTAAAAATTCAACTGGTGCAGGCGGGGAAGGCCACAGCGGCGCGGATTACGTCTGACGGCGTTTCGGTTCTTCTGTGTCCGGACGGGGTGAAGAGCCTGCCTGCGAACTGGAAGACTCCGGATTTCCTTGTCGTCGCGTCCGCGTCGTCCGCGCTCGAAGATGTTTCGCCGGTCTGTACCGTTTTCTCTATGGAAAATGAGACACTCCGGAAAAATCATGACGTTGTGGCCGCACGGCGAGCCGTCTGGACGGGCGGATACGGAAATCTTGTGCTGAATATGACGGGGGAACGAAAACTGTCCGTCGGGAGGGAAAAGTAA